The Thermothielavioides terrestris NRRL 8126 chromosome 2, complete sequence genome includes a region encoding these proteins:
- a CDS encoding phosphomevalonate kinase-like protein, which translates to MAGPRDTAERVGAVVVSAPGKVLLAGGYIVLDRKHSGLVFGLSARIHVLAQEIRTSEGVHLSEIVVQSPQFLNATWRYGYHLVANGGGIKVTQLQSGAPVDSNHFVETTLNYVLSYIVQVDKDRSAHGLKPASLLILADNDYYSKPKQEAERPSSSSSAGGEPPRPRFRHFGTTLRDAHKTGLGSSAALVTSLTAALLSHYLPPSLFDLTTQEGKRVLHNLAQVAHCSAQGKIGSGFDVASAVYGSCVYRRFSPSLLARLPGPGEAGFAAALAALVDDGGGLWDCEIRKELVGLPPGVAIRMCDVDCGTQTVSMVKKVHEWRDANPEAVAGAYQGLQARVDELARVLREQRTAEIGAVMRPFRDMMRKLGRDSGVPIEPDSQEAMLNALEKVEGVYGTVVPGAGGYDAAAVVMRDDAETEKRVREFLREWSRTNEIQVRLMKVKGETEGVRKEDVDEFKLWLH; encoded by the exons ATGGCTGGCCCAAGAGACACGGCCGAGCgagtcggcgccgtcgtcgtctcgGCTCCCGGAAAGGTGCTTCTTGCGGGCGGCTACATTGTTCTCGACCGCAAGCACTCGGGTCTGGTCTTCGGTCTAAGTGCCCGTATCCATGTGCTCGCTCAGGAGATACGGACTAGTGAAGGCGTCCATCTCTCCGAGATTGTTGTGCAAAGTCCCCAGTTTCTCAACGCCACCTGGCGGTACGGCTACCATCTCgtcgccaacggcggcggtATCAAGGTTACCCAGCTGCAATC GGGCGCACCAGTTGACTCGAACCACTTCGTCGAGACAACGCTCAACTACGTCCTCTCCTACATTGTACAGGTGGACAAAGACCGGTCTGCGCACGGCTTGAAACCTGCATCTTTGCTCATCCTGGCCGACAACGACTACTACTCCAAACCCAAGCAGGAAGCCGAGAGGCCCTCCTCCAGCTCATCAGCCGGAGGGGAA CCCCCCCGGCCCCGGTTCCGCCATTTCGGCACCACCCTCCGTGACGCCCACAAGACCGGCCTCGGCTCCTCTGCTGCCCTCGTCACCTCGCTgaccgccgccctcctctcccACTATCTCCCACCGTCGCTTTTCGACCTCACCACCCAGGAGGGCAAGCGCGTCCTGCACAACCTGGCCCAGGTCGCGCACTGCTCCGCGCAGGGCAAGATCGGCAGCGGCTTCGACGTGGCCAGCGCCGTGTACGGCTCGTGTGTCTACCGCCGCTTCAGCCCCTcgctgctcgcccgcctgccggggccgggcgaggcgggcttcgcggccgcgctggcggcgctggtggacgacggcggcggcctgtgGGACTGCGAGATCCGCAAGGAGCTCGTCGGCCTGCCGCCCGGCGTGGCCATCCGCATGTGCGACGTCGACTGCGGCACGCAGACCGTCAGCATGGTGAAGAAGGTGCACGAGTGGCGGGACGCGAACCccgaggcggtggcgggcgcGTACCAGGGCTTGCAGGCCCGGGtggacgagctggcgcggGTGTTGAGGGAGCAGAGGACCGCGGAGATAGGTGCCGTCATGCGGCCCTTCAGGGATATGATGCGGAAGTTGGGGCGGGATAGCGGCGTGCCGATCGAGCCCGACAGTCAGGAGGCTATGCTGAACGCGCTGGAGAAGGTCGAAGGGGTGTACGGGACTGTCGTGCCTGGGGCGGGCGGGTACGATGCCGCTGCGGTGGTGATGCGGGATGACGCGGAGACGGAGAAGAGAGTCAGGGAGTTTCTGAGAGAGTGGAGTCGGACGAACGAGATACAGGTGCGCCTGATGAAGGTGAAGGGGGAAACAGAAGGTGTGCGGAAGGAGGATGTGGACGAGTTCAAGTTGTGGCTTCATTGA